The sequence CTTCAGATTACTCTTGCACACTCGGCTTTGGGACCAGACCGATTGGAACAGCGTCATGGTTCAGTGCCAACGGTTGTCGTAGGAACCCGTTCCACCATTTTTGCACCCATCAAATCAATTGGACTGATCTGGGTCGAAGGGGAGGAAGATCCTGCTCTCAAAGAACCTCAGGAGCCGCGTTATCACGCCCGTGAGGTCGCAGGTCTGCGGGCCGAGAGCGAGCAGGCTCTCCTGGTACTTGCCTCCGCGCATCCATCCCTCGAGTCAAAATTCGACGCCACAGCCGAGCACCACTATGTTTCGCACGATGTGGCCCTTCAACCAAAGATCGAGGTGGTTGACCTCCGCAAGGAGACTGGAGGGACCCTGTTCAGCCATAAACTGATCTCAGCGATGCAAGAAGCACTTCGAAATCATAGAACAATACTGCTCTTTCTCAATAGAAAAGGGTATGCAACGACCTTGGTGTGTCGAGATTGTAGTTGGGTGCCTCGCTGTGCCCCTTGCGCCGTGCCATTCACCTACTATCGGGAGGCCTCCCGCCTGGCTTGCCGTTACTGCGGTAGCTCAGATGTGGTGCCTGATTCCTGTCCTTTATGCCATGCATCCCGTGTGAGTCCCATAGGAGACGGCACTGAGCGAGTCGAAACCGAAACCCGCCGCTTGTTTTCACAGGCCAAGATTGCGCGGATTGATGGTGACACGCTGCGTCAACCCGCGTCTGCCCGCCAACTGTGGGAGTCGGCCAGGTCAGGGACCTGTGATATCCTGATCGGGACGCAAGCGCTGTTTCGCAGAGAACCACTCCCCCAACATGGACTGGTAGGAATTCTTCAAGCAGATTCCGGGTTGCATGTCTCTGATTTTCGCTCAGCCGAGCGGACCTACCAGCTTCTGATAGATGCCGCAAGCCTAGCCTGTTCGGCTTCGAGAGGAGGTCGAGTCATCGTCCAGACACGCTTCCCCACCCATCATGCCGTCCAAGCGCTGCTATTGGGAAACCCCGATCACTTCTACGAAGAAGAGCTTGCGGCGCGCCGGCTTTTGTACTACCCACCGCTATGCCACATCGCCGAGCTTTCGGTCAGTGGAAAGAACCTTGAGATTGTTCAGGACGCCGCGAAGCAATGGGCCACAGAACTTGGTCGGAGTACCGGTGGCCATGAGTCTCTGATCGTGCTGGGGCCGGTGCCGACCATAAACAGAGGGTCTCGAAACCATCATCACCGCTTGCTGGTAAAGGCAGCCGATTGCCGGATGCTGAGTCGTCGGGTCCATGATTCTGTGCAGGGTTTAGAGCAACAGTACCGAAGAGGACAGATCAAGTTTGCCATCGACATAGACCCGGTTGAAACCGGCCAAGCTTAACTGAGCTTTTTTTGCTTCTTAGTCGACCGCGATCCTAACAACGGGGCCGGGCGGTCTTTGGACGGTGCTGAATCAGCTTTGAAGGCTCGATTGAACAACCCGTAAGCGAACGATACCCAAAACACAGATGAAAAGAGCCCCAGGACGACGGCAGAGAGAAACGTTCCCATTTCGGATTCAGGAACTGTGTCCGAGGCTCCCTTAAGTTGCACCATCAACACCAACGGCCACACAAAGCTCTCGATGCCTAGGATTAGCGTCGACCACGCCCAGACTTTCGAGATTGAATCCGCCACCACCCACAGAAACAAACCCACGGCAGTAACCCATCCGAGCACGATAAACGGAGAAACACTTCCCCAGATCAGCCAAAACCCGACAGCAACCACCGCAGTACCAAGGACAAGATTGAGAAGTCTCATGGTGAAGATAAGACTGACACGAAAGGGCGGAGTCTGACGGGACGGATGTGCGATGTCAATGGGGAGAAGGCACGCGCGAAGAGTGTATCCGTCTAGGTCATCATTTCCGTAGCGACCGTATCAAGAGGAACCTTAAGATCGAAGGGCTTTTGTAATGTCCGTGTAACACCAAGCATTGTGCCAACGTCCGAGAAATTGAGAACGCCCATCGCTTCACATGCCCCGGTCATAGCTATCACACGAGCATCGAGAAATTCACGGCGGAGTGTTATAAGTCCTTCGATATTGCTCAAGCCCCTCTTTCCCATCGCGGGCTTCTTCAACCTCTTAGCTCCCTCGCTCCAGAGTTTCTTTGATGGGGTGACGATCTTATACCTGCGCGTCAACCACGAGGACCGACGGCATCCGAGACTTCGATGGATAATGTGGATGGTTCTTGGTCTACCGGCGTGGATACCGAGTAAAACGACGCATGGTCTATGGCACGACGAATCCGATAGGCTACCTCGCGCGCTTTTCGTCCCGCTGTGATCACTTGGACAAGGTGGCGATGGGCTTTGGTCTCCACGGGGATCAACGCCAGTGCCAACTCGCTGAAGCCCAGTACTGCCGTGAGACTATTGTTCAGCTCATGAGCAATACCACCGTTCAACGTTCTCATGGTTTCCATTTCCTTCACGACTCGTACCACCATTTCGCTATGCACACGATCCGTGATATCAACAACCATCCCTATCGTACGCATGGGGCGCCGCATGCTCCCCTCACCGTCAAACTGCGTGAGAGTACGAAGGCTGACGTGCCGGATGGAACCATTCGGCCTGACTAGTCGGTGCTCAACCGTGTACAGCCCCTCTCGCTTGGGATCAGGGGTATGCAAGGCCGAGCAGTGCATCCTCTCTCGATCACCGGGGTGAACCAGTTCCAGATATCGCTCGAACGAAGGCGATTCCTCAGAGCTCACTCCATAGATCTCACGCAAGATCGGCGACCAGAGGTGAGCGTTCGTCCGGTGATCATATTCGAAGATTCCCACTCGTCCTGCCTGGACCACAAGATCAAATCGTGCCTCGATATCCACGAGGGATTGTTCGGCCTTCTCGCGAGTCGTGAGATCGATCATGGTGATTAAGATCGTCCTTCCTTTAGACAGATGCACAGGGTGAAAGCAGATTTTGACTGGGAATTCGGTACCATCCTTGCGACGTCCGTGCAATTCTTTACTGATGTCCGGGGGACCTGATCTCCCGATGTATGCAAGACAGGCGGCACGTGCTTCCCGCTGCTGCTCCCGATCTCGTGCTGAGAGCAAACACTCGATAGGTCGCCCCACCAGCTCTTCACGAACATACCCGAACATTCGTTCGACATTGCTGTTGACGACAGAGATGGTACCATCTTGCCGAACCATGAACATGCCGTTGGGGGCCGACTCCATGACTGTTTTAAATTGAAGGGCTCGGTCATCAGCCAAAGCCGCGATCAGCTTGTAGTCGGTGATGTCCTCAATCGTTCCTGACATCCGAATGGGTTGGCCTGAGGAACCGTGAATGAGCACTCCGCGACAACGGACAAATCGAACATCGCCACCAGGTTGAATAATTCTACATTCGATATCATATGGACGGTCTGAGCTGAACGTTTCCTCTACCAAGGTAAGAACGCGATCACGGTCTTCTGGATGAAGGGCTTTTTTAAAGGTCTCATACGTTGCCGGGACCGAACCCGGTTCGTATCCAAAAACACGATAGTGCTCTTCCGACCAAATCTCGGTACCGTTATTGTTTGACCACCCCCAGTGGTCACTCTCCGCGATGGCCGGATCTTGTCCCAGCTGATTTCGGTTGTGGAGTGATTGGGTTTCAGGTTGCCGCTGGCGAGAGATGTCCGAAAAACGGATTAGAACAGACTCTTTTCCATCCCACAGGATTGGAGCCACAGACAGTTCAACAACAACTCCCCGCCCATCACGCCGTAAGAATTGCGTTTCCAATCGCCTGGTCAACTGACTTGATCCCACTGTCTGTACAATCCAGAGACGTACCGCCTCCTGCAACTCAGCGTACACGATATCGAGAAACTGACTACCGATGAGTTGTTCGGCCGATTCGGCTCCGAGGATCTTCAGACCAGTCCTGTTGGCATAGACAACCTGGGACTCCGTCGTGACCAGCATACCTTCAGAAACGAAATCACACAGAAATGTCGGAGAAAGCGCTTGATGAACTCCTGATTCCTCCCGCAGGAGACGGGACACATCTCTCATCACCCAGATAACCGACCGCACACGTCCTGTCCGGTCCTCAATAGGCGCCAACGTTACCTCATTCCAAAACGACGTTCCGTTTTTTCGGTAATGGCGTAACGACACGCGGCACGCTCGCCCATCTTGGAGAGCCAATGCGAGCTTTTCGATCGACGCGCGATCGGTTGCGGGACCGGTCAATATTGCCGCGGTTTGGCCGACAACGTCATGCTCAGCATAGCCAGTCAACATCAGAAACGACGGATTCACATAGATGACGGGGTGATGTGGGAGCATCGCATCCGTCACAAGGACGCCGCAATTCGTCGCCGCGATGACCCTTGACTTCAACACATTTTCACGGTGCTCTCGAATTGCGATCCAGAGGGAGAGACCCACGAGCAGGAGCAACCCTAGGAAGAGACCAGCCGTCATGCGGGACAACCTCCCGGTAGGCACAACCTGGTGACTTGCGACTACAACTACCCAGAGTTAGCCTATAAGAATTGCGGGAGACTGCCCAGAGATGAAGGTCGTACGGCGAGTAGAATTTTGCCCCTACAATACTAGAGCCGAATGTTGTGGCCTCAGCCTTGCCGCTTGACGAAGAACGCAGCAGCCTGCGTGCGGCGTGTGATGCGAAGCTTCTGAAAGACGTTCGCGAGATAGTTTTTCACGGTTTTGTCACTAAGCCCGAGGGCAACTGCAATTTCCTTGTTGGTCTTTCCCTCGGCAACCAATGCTACGACCCGTTCCTCCTGAGATGAAAGTTGGTCGGTCCCTGGCGTCAATGGTAGATCGTGAAGTCCTCGCAACCACCTCAGAGCCCGTTCGGTCACGGTAGAGTCTAAGATGGACTGGCCCTTGGCGACAGAACGGATGGCTTCCAGCAATCCCGGGGAGTCGATTTCCTTCAGCACGTAGCCATGGGCGCCGGCGAGCACTGCGGCAAGCACCGAATCATCATCTGCATAGGACGTCAGAAAAATGACCCTGGTGGCGGGCAGTGCTCCCAGAATCTCTCGGCAGGCATCGACACCGGAACCATCCGGGAGACGCACATCCATCAAGATGACGTCTGGTTTCAGCTTCTGGCTCTGTTGAATGGCATCGGTCATAGTGCCGGCCTCCCCCACCACCGTGATCCCCTGGTTTTGAGCCAAAACGGTCCGAAGCCCAACGCGAATCACCTCGTGATCATCGACAAGCAACACACGAATGGTTTGAACTGGAGTTTTAGTTGTGAGCATAGTGACCATCCTTTGGAAGATCGAGTAAGATTTTCGTCCCCTTCCATGGTTTCGATTGAAGGGCGAACGATCCTCGGACCTTTTGAGCCCGTGCTGCCATGTTACCTAACCCGTGACCAACGCCTTGAGCCGACCGCGTATCAAACCCGATGCCATCGTCACGAATGGTCAGACGAATCGCGCGGACGAGATCCCGAAGCGAGACCATGATCCGTGTGGCTCGGCTGTGCCGCAACGCATTACTAAGTCCTTCCCGAACGACATTCATAATATGAAGTGCTTGTTCGGTTGATAGGCGACGTGATGCCGCATCGTCGATGCGTACGACACATTTCACCGGAGAAGAACCGGACATCGATTGGACCATGGTTCGTAGGGCCGTTGGAAAGTCCCCGCCCTGGATAACCTGAGACTCAAGACCTGCTATAAAATTACGAATCTCTCCCATCACTTGATTGAGCTGCCCAATCGCTTGATCAAGCGTGGTCATGAATGTTGACGCAATCTGCTGTGGCTGTTGCCGGATCATCGGCTTACAACCCTCTAACCCAAGCCCCACTGCATATAACGATTGGAGAATACCGTCATGGAGATCCTGACTGATGCGCTCCCTCTCTTGGAGCGCAACGCTTAAATCTCGTTCCCGCTGCAGCAATATCTCCTCCATTCTCTTGCGCTCAGTAATGTCGGTTGCCGCCCCAAGCACCATGTGAACCTGCCCCTCATCGTCATAAATCGGCCTTTTGACGGTCTGCAACCAACGCGTGTTGCCGTTCACATCGGTCAATTTCTCCTCCGGGATAAACCGATCCCGTCCGGAATTCATCACCTCACGATCATTTTCCTGAAAGAACTCCACCTCATCCACATTGGGGTTGAAATCCGCGTCTGACTTCCCGATCAGGTCATCCACGGTCGTCCCATACCAATCGGCAACCGCTTTGTTGGCCACCGCAAACCGTCCTTCACGGTCCTTGGCGAAAATGAGGTCCGGGTCCGTGTCGATGACTTGTCGCAAAAACGTATGGGAACGGCGAAGCTCCGCCTCGGCTCGTTTGCGTTCTCCGATGTCCCTCAAAATCGCACAGCCATACTCTTTTCCATCATACTGCAGATAATTGAAGGTGACCTCCATATCCAGTATCTCACCGGTGCGCGACCAATACTTTGCCTCAAATGCCAATGCTCCCTGCTCCTTCAAGTGACCCCAATGCTCCGGCCATCGTTCGACAGGAAAATTAGGATCAATGTCATGCACCGTCATCGCCATCAAATCCTGCCGTGAATACCCCAACATTCGGCAGGCGGTATCGTTGACGTTGAATATCCGAGCGGTCGGATCCAGCCACAAAATCGCTTCCACTGCCTGATCAACAGAGAACTGTGTCAGCCGCAGCGCTTTCTCCATGCGCTTGCGCTCAGTGATATCGTCCCCGACCGTGACAGAGCATTGCGTGCCGTTCAGCATGATCACTTCGGACGACAACAGACACTGGCGGACTTCGCCGCTCTTGCTCCGCAGCTTCACTTCCACGTTACGGGCCGATCCCACGCGTTTCAACAGCTCAAGGTATCGGGTTCGTTCTTCCGCAGAATCCCAGAGCCCTATCTGTACTGTCGTGTGCTCCACCACTTCTTCTTTACAATACCCGAACAGCTGGCACGCAGCATCATTGACATCAACCACTCGTCCAGTGTCCAGCTCGCTGATGACGACCGGATGGGGGCTGGCTTGGAACGCCTTGGCAAAGCGTTCTTCGCTATTACGTAACGCTTCCTCCGCTTCTTTTCGCTCCGTAATGTCGCTAGCAACGGTAATCACGCATAGCGTTCCATTGAGCTCCGCGAGGTCAGCGGAGGTCAAGAAATAGCGCACCGCACCCGCTTTAGTCTTTAGAGCAAACTCCATATTGCGCACCGGCTGTCCAGCTTTCAGGCGCGCGATGACCCGCACTCTATCTTCGAGATTCGGCCAGATACCTAACATCAACGTGGTCTTGCCGATCACTTCCTCTCGACGAAAACCGAACGCCTCGAGACAGGCATCATTCACCTCGAGACAACGGCCCGTTCCTACCTCGGTAATCCCGATTGGATGAGGACTTGCTCTAAAGGCTTTGGAGAATCGTTCCTCACTTTCCCGAAGAGCTTGCTCCGCCTGCTTGCGCTCAGTGATATCATCGCACACGATTAAGACCAATGGTTCTCCAGCTTGGTCCAGCACACGTGCAAACTCGCGTACCCAGAGCACCGTGCCATCCCCTCGTACCTTCCGAAATTCCCATTGCACGACTCCGTCCGGATGACGAAAGAATGCGTCTATCTCAGCACAGATGCGCGCTCGGTCTTCTTCGAAGAAGATGGCCGCCACCGACGTCCCGACAAGATCTTCAACGCGATAACCCAAGTATTGCGCGCCATACTGGTTGACAGACCTGACGATTCCAGCTTTGTCCACAGTGAAGTACATTGAAGGAGTCTCATCATAAAGCGCTCGGTATCGTTCCTCGCTTTGACGCAGGTCATCCAGGGCGGATTGGCGGTCCAGCTCCCCGCCAAGCCAGCGGGCCATGAGTTGAATGAAATCTTTCTCGGTCTCGGTAAAATCTCGTTTCCTGGGTTCAACACCCACAAAACACAGGGTCCCATAGGTCCGCTCCAGACCGTTGATTGCAGTACCGATGTACGCTTCCAACTTCAGTGCAGCATAGGCTGGGTGTCGCTGCCACTCTGGAGAAGCACCGGCATGTTCGAAGCTCAGCGGTCCACCTCGGCGAAGAGTCTCAGCGCAGTACGTCTTGCTCAAGGGCACACGCATCCCTTCGTAGAAGACCGAACTGGGCGCGTTCACCTGCCTCACCTCTAACTCTTCACCCCGGGTAATGGTCTCCATCCCGACCGGCAGGTCAAAGATCCGACAGCCGAGCTGAAGCAGGGCTTCAACCCGATCCTTGAACGACTGCCCCTGAGCGGATGAGATATCGTGAAGCGCTCGAATTGCTTGTCGACTCTTCCAGAGAGCTTGTTCCGCCTGCCTGCGTTTCGTAATGTCTTTACTGAGTGTGATCATGCAAGATTTGCCGTGGTACTCGATCCGCTCTGCGGACACAAGGCAATCACGGCGTTCCCCGTCGGCCGTTTGAAGAACAGCTTCAAAATTTCGTATCGAGCCTTCCCGCTTCAATCTCTCAACGAATCGATGCTGATCATCCGGGGTCAGCCAATACTCAATCTCGGCTCCCTTTCGCCCGACTACTTTCTCTCGAGGGTATCCCAGGCCGGAGAGACAGGCGTCATTGACATCCAGCCATCGGCCGGAGTCGAGCTCCACCAACATCATGGGGTCAGGGCTAGACCGGAATGCCTTCGAAAACAGTTCTTCGCTGGCCCGTAGCGCCTCCTCAGCCTCCTTACGCTCGGTGATGTCAACGGTCGCACCAATTAAGTGTGTCAAACGTCCACTCTCATCACGCACGCTATGGCATCGAACATCAGTCCAAATCGTGGAAGCGTCTTTCTTCACCATACGA is a genomic window of Candidatus Nitrospira kreftii containing:
- a CDS encoding putative primosomal protein N'; protein product: MRRTDTLYADVIVPRHISKSFTYLVPPTLAQQIGVGSRVLVPFGRVMLEGAVVSLANELPAEIHAASLKAISSLVQDDQGPLLSPELLELSRKIANYYVAPWGQSLRLVFSPLTTRQTSATRYIVTPQGRAALETGSCPDDLRPTLQRIARRAKGILSSTLDPTRRGSARRMIDTLVTNSWLARASSASANTDNRKLSKKLMAHEGVNGIPMDTALLTATIPGTDVSWRAHITQCLHNHHRQKLVLHAPWPYRIRRLADAIQQAHSLNRSTIVVTGEIARATWLHQLLSALTGLQITLAHSALGPDRLEQRHGSVPTVVVGTRSTIFAPIKSIGLIWVEGEEDPALKEPQEPRYHAREVAGLRAESEQALLVLASAHPSLESKFDATAEHHYVSHDVALQPKIEVVDLRKETGGTLFSHKLISAMQEALRNHRTILLFLNRKGYATTLVCRDCSWVPRCAPCAVPFTYYREASRLACRYCGSSDVVPDSCPLCHASRVSPIGDGTERVETETRRLFSQAKIARIDGDTLRQPASARQLWESARSGTCDILIGTQALFRREPLPQHGLVGILQADSGLHVSDFRSAERTYQLLIDAASLACSASRGGRVIVQTRFPTHHAVQALLLGNPDHFYEEELAARRLLYYPPLCHIAELSVSGKNLEIVQDAAKQWATELGRSTGGHESLIVLGPVPTINRGSRNHHHRLLVKAADCRMLSRRVHDSVQGLEQQYRRGQIKFAIDIDPVETGQA
- a CDS encoding hypothetical protein (conserved membrane protein of unknown function), with amino-acid sequence MRLLNLVLGTAVVAVGFWLIWGSVSPFIVLGWVTAVGLFLWVVADSISKVWAWSTLILGIESFVWPLVLMVQLKGASDTVPESEMGTFLSAVVLGLFSSVFWVSFAYGLFNRAFKADSAPSKDRPAPLLGSRSTKKQKKLS
- a CDS encoding Histidine kinase, which gives rise to MGKRGLSNIEGLITLRREFLDARVIAMTGACEAMGVLNFSDVGTMLGVTRTLQKPFDLKVPLDTVATEMMT
- a CDS encoding hypothetical protein (conserved protein of unknown function): MTAGLFLGLLLLVGLSLWIAIREHRENVLKSRVIAATNCGVLVTDAMLPHHPVIYVNPSFLMLTGYAEHDVVGQTAAILTGPATDRASIEKLALALQDGRACRVSLRHYRKNGTSFWNEVTLAPIEDRTGRVRSVIWVMRDVSRLLREESGVHQALSPTFLCDFVSEGMLVTTESQVVYANRTGLKILGAESAEQLIGSQFLDIVYAELQEAVRLWIVQTVGSSQLTRRLETQFLRRDGRGVVVELSVAPILWDGKESVLIRFSDISRQRQPETQSLHNRNQLGQDPAIAESDHWGWSNNNGTEIWSEEHYRVFGYEPGSVPATYETFKKALHPEDRDRVLTLVEETFSSDRPYDIECRIIQPGGDVRFVRCRGVLIHGSSGQPIRMSGTIEDITDYKLIAALADDRALQFKTVMESAPNGMFMVRQDGTISVVNSNVERMFGYVREELVGRPIECLLSARDREQQREARAACLAYIGRSGPPDISKELHGRRKDGTEFPVKICFHPVHLSKGRTILITMIDLTTREKAEQSLVDIEARFDLVVQAGRVGIFEYDHRTNAHLWSPILREIYGVSSEESPSFERYLELVHPGDRERMHCSALHTPDPKREGLYTVEHRLVRPNGSIRHVSLRTLTQFDGEGSMRRPMRTIGMVVDITDRVHSEMVVRVVKEMETMRTLNGGIAHELNNSLTAVLGFSELALALIPVETKAHRHLVQVITAGRKAREVAYRIRRAIDHASFYSVSTPVDQEPSTLSIEVSDAVGPRG
- a CDS encoding DNA-binding transcriptional activator DevR/DosR, encoding MLTTKTPVQTIRVLLVDDHEVIRVGLRTVLAQNQGITVVGEAGTMTDAIQQSQKLKPDVILMDVRLPDGSGVDACREILGALPATRVIFLTSYADDDSVLAAVLAGAHGYVLKEIDSPGLLEAIRSVAKGQSILDSTVTERALRWLRGLHDLPLTPGTDQLSSQEERVVALVAEGKTNKEIAVALGLSDKTVKNYLANVFQKLRITRRTQAAAFFVKRQG